In the genome of Calothrix sp. PCC 6303, the window AACTGGTAACTAGTTAAACCAAAAGCCAAATATTCAGATTTTATCGATAATTCAAGCAACTGTGCATTGTCTTACCGGGAAAATGGTATAATTCACGAATGCAAAAAGCCTTGAAGTACCTCTTCTATCAGACAAGCGGGGCATTTGCTAACTCTGAGGCTGGCGGAGATAAATATCCCAACTTGAACAAGAAGCATAATGGTGGTACATCAATCTAATGTCTAATGTAAACTTCTATATACGCTTTTGAAGATCGTTAAAATGACAGACCCAATGATTCTATCAGGCAGTACCAACGAAATTGATGCCCTTCGCCTTCAGTTAATAGATGGGTCTGAAAAAGTCCAACAGCAGGTCATTCCACAGTTAGCGCAACTGGGTGATGGGGGCTTAGATATTTTCATGGAGTTTTTGTTAAATCGTCGCACCCAAGCAGCTACTTGGATCGACGGTAAAGCATACCAAATTCTCTACCAATCCAACTTGCCCAAAGCCCAAGATTTTTTACAGGCACACTTCCCCCAGGGTGTTGTTCCCTTAAACTCAGATCGAGATGTCGATTACACCCCATTGCAAAAATTACTAGCCGCACAAGATTTTCAAGCTGCCGATTTGCTGACAATCCAAAAAATGTGTGAAGTGGCAGGAAGCACCGCAGTTCAAAGAAAATGGCTATATTTTACTGACATTGATAACTTTCCTATCACCGACTTACAAACCATTAACAAGTTGTGGTTAGTACATTCAGAAGGTAAATTTGGCTTTTCTGTCCAACGAGAAATTTGGCTATCCCTTGGTAAAAATTGGGATAACTTGTGGACAAAAATCGATTGGAAAGACGGGAATAATTGGACTCGCTACCCTGGGAAATTTACCTGGGATCTGAGCGCACCCAAGGGACATTTACCCCTTTCTAATCAGCTGCGGGGTGTTCGGGTAATTGCTTCATTGTTTGCACATCCAGCTTGGAGTTAAACCTCGTCAATAATGAAACCCGGAGTTTTTTTAGCAACTCAAATGCGTCATTGCGACGTAAGGAAGCAATCTCAATGTCTTGATGGAAAACTACAGTTCCCAAGATAGACGAGGTTTAAATCAGTTATCAGTGAACAGGGAACATTGATTAGGCATATAGTGCAGAACTGAATAACTGATCTATAAAGTCCACCTAAATATGTAGGCAAGAAATCGTCTAATTGGATACAATTTAAAAGTCAAAGGAGAGCCGAGGAAAACTAAAGTGGTGCTATCGAAAGGCTTTGAAGTTGAGATTTATACAGGTACACCTAATGGTAATATCGTCGGTCTCTCCGACAAAATTACTGCTGAGTTGCCAGGATTTGTTAAAGAACCAGATAGTAGAAACGTTGAGTATGTAACTGATCCCTTTTATAGCTACGACCAGCTATTGTGTAGCTTATTACG includes:
- a CDS encoding GUN4 domain-containing protein; the encoded protein is MTDPMILSGSTNEIDALRLQLIDGSEKVQQQVIPQLAQLGDGGLDIFMEFLLNRRTQAATWIDGKAYQILYQSNLPKAQDFLQAHFPQGVVPLNSDRDVDYTPLQKLLAAQDFQAADLLTIQKMCEVAGSTAVQRKWLYFTDIDNFPITDLQTINKLWLVHSEGKFGFSVQREIWLSLGKNWDNLWTKIDWKDGNNWTRYPGKFTWDLSAPKGHLPLSNQLRGVRVIASLFAHPAWS